One Gordonia mangrovi genomic region harbors:
- a CDS encoding enoyl-CoA hydratase family protein, whose product MTDETTEVVHTSIVDGIATLELDSPANRNALGAALVGQLSSALQSAADDPSARAVVLTHTGGTFCAGADLGAALKSGMSVEDASAHGTRSMIDLMRTILTMPKPVVARIDGNVRAGGFGLIGAADMVLAGPSCTFALTEARLGLAPSVISLVLLPKLTARAAGRFFLTGETFGPEESVRIGLVTEAFATVDDLGSGLDAVLAGLRRSSPQGLAASKALTTAEVLARFETEADARAAESAELFGSEEARAGMTAFLSKQRPPWDLTADQR is encoded by the coding sequence ATGACCGACGAGACCACAGAGGTCGTCCACACGAGCATCGTCGACGGTATTGCGACGCTCGAGCTCGACTCACCCGCGAACCGGAACGCACTCGGTGCAGCGCTTGTCGGCCAGCTGTCGAGTGCGTTGCAGTCGGCTGCCGACGATCCTTCGGCGCGGGCTGTGGTTCTCACTCATACCGGTGGGACATTCTGTGCAGGTGCCGATCTCGGCGCGGCACTCAAGTCCGGAATGTCGGTGGAGGACGCGTCGGCACACGGGACGCGGTCGATGATTGATCTGATGCGCACGATCCTGACGATGCCCAAGCCGGTGGTCGCGCGCATCGACGGAAACGTGCGTGCCGGGGGATTCGGGCTGATCGGTGCCGCCGACATGGTGCTGGCGGGTCCATCGTGCACGTTCGCGCTGACGGAGGCGCGGCTCGGGTTGGCGCCGTCGGTGATCTCGCTGGTGCTGCTGCCGAAGCTGACAGCGCGTGCTGCCGGGCGGTTCTTCCTGACCGGTGAGACCTTCGGGCCCGAGGAGTCGGTCCGTATCGGGCTGGTGACCGAAGCCTTCGCCACCGTCGACGACCTCGGGTCCGGCCTGGACGCCGTGCTGGCCGGCCTCCGACGATCCTCCCCGCAGGGGCTCGCGGCGTCGAAAGCGCTGACGACCGCAGAGGTGCTGGCGCGGTTTGAGACCGAAGCCGATGCGCGGGCGGCGGAGTCGGCGGAACTCTTCGGGTCCGAGGAAGCCCGGGCGGGAATGACTGCGTTCCTGTCCAAGCAACGTCCGCCGTGGGATCTCACCGCGGATCAGCGATGA
- a CDS encoding HNH endonuclease signature motif containing protein — MFTFTDRAADDALLATSSLDELAQYGRDALRLSNQAQAVAMQIARQIGQSTYNERITGYNDYVPNRIRNAADKAAIGEISLQLGIARTKAGEWVHLDELLDDHPKIRDAFRAGDLSPHRLGVAIRGAATGPTGDLRARLAELTDNTDTADTTDTDDTDEDLTLDFDTENADTDDAGDAGDGAAETDPAGDEPWDFDDVVLDLASRPTTDTALQADLDAIIITLDPDRAVEAHDDIADLFGDVKIGSEAFGHMTVDACIPAEHGVHLRDRISALIGRRVCRRDGRSIKAQRVAAFAEIIKAPGATLRCHCGDDTCPAKQTRTSNPTSATEATPSSVDGGDRKLSVTGSERESSVDTNPVDDTNARVDTADEPAVGGPDAAEEQPITLADLDDDRDIDGDVDNDGESEQSGTGSDGADSDDVQPSPEPRRDFITAPRADAEVADHDPADDSEANSADDADAEDTTDTDSDIDSESDTDSGLVVPGLTLLRDPTGLDPTRLMGYGAIDPAHAARLAPHATTITAPPSETRTASGLIIFGNQTPAPPIDPTGHGGYATPPPGALTYAPSAALRAEIIQLDRRCRYPYCGRPSEECELDHLHKFLHADPLAGCWTVAFNLAPLCRPDHDRKHDGPWLPTMHTDRTITWRNARTGQVIVTYPR; from the coding sequence GTGTTCACCTTCACCGACCGTGCCGCCGACGACGCCCTGCTGGCCACCAGCAGCCTCGACGAGTTGGCCCAGTACGGCCGCGACGCCCTCCGGCTGAGCAATCAAGCCCAGGCCGTGGCCATGCAGATCGCCCGTCAGATCGGTCAGTCCACCTATAACGAGCGCATCACCGGATACAACGACTACGTCCCGAACCGAATCCGCAACGCCGCCGACAAAGCCGCCATAGGCGAAATCTCGCTGCAACTGGGCATCGCCCGAACCAAAGCCGGGGAATGGGTCCACCTCGATGAACTCCTCGACGACCACCCCAAGATCCGTGATGCCTTCCGCGCCGGCGACCTGAGCCCCCACCGCCTGGGCGTGGCCATCCGCGGCGCCGCCACCGGCCCCACCGGCGACCTCCGAGCACGACTGGCCGAACTCACCGACAACACCGACACCGCCGACACCACCGACACCGACGACACCGACGAGGACCTCACCCTCGACTTCGACACCGAGAATGCCGACACCGACGATGCCGGTGATGCCGGTGATGGTGCGGCCGAGACCGATCCTGCCGGCGATGAGCCGTGGGATTTCGATGATGTGGTGCTCGATCTGGCCAGCCGCCCGACCACCGACACCGCGCTGCAGGCCGATCTCGACGCGATCATCATCACCCTGGACCCCGACCGGGCCGTCGAGGCCCACGACGACATCGCCGACCTGTTCGGCGATGTGAAGATCGGTAGCGAAGCGTTCGGGCACATGACCGTCGACGCCTGCATTCCCGCCGAACACGGTGTGCACCTACGCGACCGGATCAGCGCGCTCATCGGCCGGCGGGTGTGCCGCCGCGACGGCCGCAGCATCAAAGCCCAACGTGTGGCCGCGTTCGCGGAGATCATCAAGGCCCCCGGGGCGACACTGCGCTGCCACTGCGGCGACGACACCTGCCCGGCCAAACAGACCCGCACCAGCAACCCGACGTCGGCGACGGAGGCCACACCGAGTTCGGTCGATGGCGGTGACCGCAAGCTGTCGGTCACTGGTAGTGAGCGCGAGTCCTCGGTCGACACCAACCCGGTTGACGACACCAACGCACGCGTCGACACCGCCGACGAACCCGCAGTGGGTGGGCCTGACGCGGCTGAAGAACAGCCGATCACCCTCGCCGACCTCGACGATGACCGTGACATCGACGGGGACGTCGACAATGACGGTGAGAGTGAACAGTCCGGCACCGGAAGCGATGGCGCCGACAGCGATGACGTCCAGCCCTCCCCGGAACCCCGACGAGACTTCATCACCGCACCTCGCGCCGACGCCGAGGTGGCCGATCATGATCCGGCCGACGACTCCGAAGCAAACAGTGCGGACGACGCGGACGCCGAAGACACCACGGACACAGACTCCGACATCGACTCCGAATCCGACACCGACTCCGGCCTCGTCGTCCCCGGCCTGACCCTGCTGCGCGACCCCACCGGCCTCGACCCCACCCGCCTGATGGGCTACGGCGCGATCGACCCTGCCCACGCCGCACGTCTGGCACCCCACGCCACCACCATCACCGCCCCACCGAGTGAAACCCGCACCGCCAGCGGCCTGATCATCTTCGGCAACCAGACACCGGCACCACCCATCGACCCGACCGGGCACGGCGGCTACGCCACCCCACCACCCGGGGCACTGACCTACGCACCCTCAGCAGCACTGCGTGCCGAGATCATCCAACTCGACCGACGCTGCCGCTACCCCTACTGCGGGCGCCCGTCCGAAGAGTGCGAACTCGACCACCTGCACAAATTCCTCCACGCCGACCCGCTGGCCGGCTGCTGGACCGTGGCCTTCAACCTCGCACCCCTATGCCGACCCGACCACGACCGCAAACACGACGGCCCGTGGCTCCCCACCATGCACACCGACCGCACCATCACCTGGCGCAACGCCCGCACCGGGCAGGTCATCGTCACCTATCCGCGCTGA
- a CDS encoding TetR/AcrR family transcriptional regulator has translation MTTSGTRASVPREPRQERSRLTRERLVQATMDALAHDGWAAATVAAVAERAGVSRGAAQHHFPTREALITAVLEQVFEEMTSTASGVLASLPDDKDARVAAAVDRAVAIYTGTEFKAALQVWAAAASDPALRELILPMEAKFARAAHRMTVAAIDPDDRYPDSHRIAQVTLDLARGLGLADTLSDDSRRREQVVATWTEMVTAAIQVRSR, from the coding sequence ATGACGACGAGTGGTACCCGTGCGTCGGTGCCGCGCGAACCCCGCCAGGAGCGGTCGCGGCTGACTCGTGAGCGGCTGGTGCAGGCGACGATGGACGCTCTCGCGCATGACGGGTGGGCGGCGGCCACGGTGGCTGCGGTCGCCGAGCGTGCCGGGGTGTCGCGTGGTGCGGCTCAACATCATTTCCCCACCCGCGAAGCGCTGATCACTGCGGTGCTGGAGCAGGTGTTCGAAGAGATGACCTCAACCGCGTCGGGTGTTCTCGCGTCCCTACCCGACGACAAGGATGCCCGCGTGGCCGCCGCGGTCGACCGTGCGGTTGCCATCTATACGGGAACCGAATTCAAAGCGGCGCTGCAGGTGTGGGCCGCCGCAGCTTCTGACCCGGCGTTGCGGGAGCTCATCCTGCCGATGGAGGCAAAGTTCGCGCGCGCCGCTCACCGGATGACCGTGGCGGCCATCGATCCCGACGACCGCTACCCTGATTCACATCGAATCGCGCAGGTCACCCTCGACCTCGCCCGCGGTCTCGGCCTGGCCGACACCTTGTCCGACGATTCTCGCCGGCGCGAACAGGTGGTCGCGACATGGACCGAGATGGTGACAGCTGCGATTCAGGTGCGGTCCCGCTGA